In Paenibacillus sonchi, a single genomic region encodes these proteins:
- a CDS encoding SHOCT domain-containing protein, with translation MNIKRVMIVGTMIVAISFGGTAWGKPAVNASPVAKWSATSVADKDDLLKALNQSSDEELYDALYDGKSLMDIAEESGGNIASVIDLQVSQLTEQLDQRLASGSITPQQYAAQKAELKEIVTQSVMTSFG, from the coding sequence ATGAATATTAAACGAGTGATGATTGTCGGGACAATGATTGTAGCCATCTCCTTTGGAGGGACTGCCTGGGGCAAGCCCGCCGTCAATGCGAGTCCAGTCGCCAAATGGTCTGCTACCAGTGTAGCCGATAAAGATGATTTATTGAAAGCATTGAATCAGTCCTCCGATGAGGAACTGTATGATGCGCTGTATGACGGCAAATCTCTAATGGATATCGCCGAAGAGAGCGGCGGGAATATTGCAAGCGTCATTGATTTGCAGGTGAGCCAGCTCACAGAGCAGTTGGATCAGCGCCTCGCAAGCGGCAGCATTACCCCCCAACAATATGCCGCGCAAAAGGCTGAACTGAAGGAGATCGTAACACAAAGTGTGATGACCTCGTTCGGCTGA
- a CDS encoding response regulator transcription factor — translation MTKKVLVVDDEPGIVNAIAYALRREGYEVDTAGDGEEALAKAQVFHPNVMVLDVMMPKLNGYDVCRKLEDRDDIGIILLTVKNDIVDKIVGLELGADDYMTKPFEIRELLARVKALLRRLDKNTAEVKSELIEYGALRVHAERRSVQLGEEQLDLTPKEFDLLLLLLSHPQRVYMREELLDQVWEMDYAGGTRTVDIHIQRLRKKLGEPYQNILQTVYGVGYKAVPAGSFA, via the coding sequence ATGACCAAAAAAGTGCTGGTAGTTGATGATGAGCCGGGGATTGTAAATGCGATTGCCTACGCCCTCCGGCGTGAAGGCTATGAGGTGGATACCGCCGGGGACGGCGAGGAGGCGCTTGCCAAAGCGCAGGTTTTTCATCCGAATGTGATGGTGCTGGATGTGATGATGCCGAAGCTGAATGGCTATGATGTGTGCCGCAAGCTGGAGGACCGTGATGACATCGGAATCATACTGCTTACCGTCAAAAATGACATCGTTGATAAAATCGTCGGCCTGGAGCTGGGCGCGGACGATTACATGACCAAGCCGTTTGAGATCCGCGAGCTGCTGGCCCGGGTGAAGGCGCTGCTGCGCAGGCTGGACAAGAATACGGCCGAGGTCAAAAGCGAGCTGATCGAATACGGTGCGCTGCGGGTTCACGCAGAACGGCGGTCCGTCCAGCTTGGGGAGGAGCAATTGGACCTGACACCGAAGGAATTCGACCTGCTGCTCCTGCTGCTCTCCCATCCGCAGCGTGTCTATATGCGCGAAGAGCTGCTGGATCAGGTCTGGGAGATGGACTATGCCGGAGGTACCCGCACGGTGGATATCCACATCCAGCGGCTGCGCAAAAAGCTGGGCGAGCCCTACCAGAATATCCTCCAGACCGTCTATGGGGTCGGCTATAAGGCCGTTCCGGCGGGCAGCTTCGCATGA